From a region of the Maridesulfovibrio ferrireducens genome:
- a CDS encoding DUF2065 domain-containing protein, with protein MNIDWSFLLSALGLAFILEGIPYFLFSERMPRILISIIERGPKQLRILGLIAMIFGLLLISFGQSLAEL; from the coding sequence ATGAATATTGACTGGTCTTTTCTGCTATCAGCCCTAGGCTTGGCCTTCATTCTTGAAGGAATTCCATACTTTTTGTTTTCTGAGCGTATGCCCAGAATTCTAATTTCTATTATCGAAAGAGGCCCGAAACAATTACGTATTCTGGGTCTTATCGCAATGATCTTCGGATTATTGCTGATCTCTTTCGGACAATCTCTCGCAGAACTCTGA
- a CDS encoding ubiquinone/menaquinone biosynthesis methyltransferase → MQDQTHQEHGKKVAAMFGRIAGWYDFLNHALSAGQDIYWRYRLVKLVRPAKNGLVLDLAAGTLDVSVELKKQYPDIKILAMDFAFPMLACGKSKKLDGKHEHTRGTSIAAVQADGKKLPLPDSCLDGATIAFGIRNILPREEAYKEILRTLKPGARFCILEFGSGRKRIWKGFYNFYLNRILPLLGKVVSGDSGAYTYLADTIRSFPDERTLGTELRNSGFGRVMFIPLLSGIVYIHVAEKPAE, encoded by the coding sequence ATGCAGGATCAGACACACCAGGAGCACGGTAAAAAAGTTGCGGCCATGTTTGGGCGCATTGCCGGATGGTATGATTTTTTGAACCACGCTTTGAGCGCGGGGCAGGATATTTACTGGCGGTATAGGCTGGTAAAGCTAGTCCGTCCGGCTAAGAACGGTTTGGTACTTGACCTTGCTGCCGGAACTCTTGATGTTTCTGTGGAGCTGAAGAAACAGTATCCGGACATTAAAATTCTAGCTATGGATTTTGCTTTTCCTATGCTTGCTTGTGGTAAGTCTAAGAAGCTCGACGGAAAGCATGAGCACACCAGAGGGACTTCTATTGCCGCCGTACAGGCTGACGGAAAGAAACTTCCGCTGCCGGATTCCTGTCTTGACGGAGCAACTATCGCGTTTGGAATTCGCAATATTCTTCCTCGTGAAGAAGCTTATAAAGAGATTTTGCGAACACTGAAACCCGGTGCCAGATTCTGTATTCTTGAATTCGGTTCTGGACGCAAACGTATATGGAAAGGGTTCTATAATTTTTATTTGAATAGAATCCTTCCGCTCTTGGGAAAGGTTGTATCAGGCGATTCCGGAGCCTATACTTATTTGGCAGATACAATCCGTTCTTTTCCGGATGAAAGAACTTTGGGCACAGAGCTTCGTAACTCAGGGTTCGGCCGAGTTATGTTTATTCCGTTGCTTTCCGGTATTGTATATATTCATGTGGCTGAAAAGCCGGCAGAATAA
- a CDS encoding nucleotide sugar dehydrogenase, producing MIKFEDIKDKKTYVAVVGLGYVGLPLAVALGRHFNVLGLDISEQRISELRTGYDRTAEVLETDFHNFVEFSSNPADLKKAGIIIIAVPTPIDEARNPDLRPVVGASTMVGQNMSEGTIVVYESTVYPGLTEDICIPILEKESGLEYQKEFGVGYSPERINPGDREHTLQTIVKVVAGSSDEVTELLDNLYSTIVTAGTHRASCIKVAEAAKVIENTQRDLNIALMNELSMIFDRLGIDTLDVLEAAGTKWNFLPFRPGLVGGHCIGVDPYYLTTKAEALGHHPQVILAGRKINDSVGKFLAETTIKQMIDGDSKVKNAKVGILGLTFKENVPDLRNTKVVDVVEELRSFGVNVLVHDPYADPKEAVEEYGLETVPFSEFKGLDALILAVSHKEYHSLGFDEIKSWFRKPENALVIDVKCFFDRDELTKAGIRFWRL from the coding sequence ATGATAAAATTTGAAGATATTAAAGATAAGAAAACTTATGTTGCAGTCGTCGGGCTTGGTTATGTAGGACTGCCTCTGGCTGTTGCTCTAGGACGTCATTTTAATGTCTTGGGGCTGGATATTTCTGAACAGCGTATAAGTGAACTTCGCACTGGCTATGACCGCACTGCTGAAGTTCTTGAAACAGACTTTCATAATTTTGTAGAATTCAGCAGTAATCCCGCAGACCTTAAAAAGGCAGGGATTATTATCATTGCTGTGCCTACTCCGATTGATGAAGCACGCAATCCTGACCTTCGTCCGGTCGTAGGCGCGTCCACCATGGTCGGTCAAAACATGTCTGAAGGGACAATTGTTGTATACGAATCAACAGTCTATCCCGGTCTTACCGAAGACATCTGCATTCCTATTCTTGAAAAAGAGTCTGGTCTTGAATATCAGAAAGAATTCGGAGTCGGCTATTCACCTGAAAGAATCAATCCGGGCGACAGAGAACATACCTTGCAGACAATCGTAAAGGTTGTAGCCGGTAGTTCTGATGAAGTTACTGAACTTCTTGATAATTTATACTCGACCATTGTTACTGCCGGAACTCACAGAGCTTCGTGTATTAAAGTTGCTGAAGCCGCCAAAGTTATTGAAAATACTCAGCGTGATCTTAACATCGCATTGATGAATGAGCTTTCCATGATTTTTGACCGTCTGGGTATTGATACTCTTGATGTGCTTGAAGCTGCCGGAACAAAATGGAACTTTCTTCCGTTTCGTCCAGGTTTAGTCGGTGGTCATTGTATCGGAGTTGATCCTTATTATCTCACAACAAAGGCAGAAGCTCTTGGTCATCATCCGCAGGTTATTCTTGCCGGACGTAAAATCAATGACTCTGTTGGTAAATTTTTAGCTGAAACCACAATCAAACAGATGATTGATGGAGACAGCAAAGTTAAAAACGCTAAAGTCGGTATCCTCGGTCTGACTTTTAAGGAAAATGTTCCTGATCTGCGTAACACCAAAGTCGTTGACGTTGTTGAAGAATTACGTTCTTTCGGTGTGAATGTTCTTGTTCATGATCCTTATGCTGATCCGAAGGAAGCTGTAGAAGAATACGGACTGGAAACAGTACCTTTTTCTGAGTTTAAAGGCCTTGATGCGCTTATTCTTGCTGTTTCACATAAGGAATACCACAGTCTCGGTTTTGATGAAATTAAGAGCTGGTTCAGAAAGCCTGAGAATGCTCTGGTCATTGATGTAAAATGTTTCTTTGACCGGGATGAATTGACTAAAGCCGGAATTAGATTCTGGAGACTTTAA